In Papio anubis isolate 15944 chromosome 20, Panubis1.0, whole genome shotgun sequence, the genomic window ccggcctcagcctcccaagtagctgggactacaggcgcccgccaccatgcctggctaattttttctattttgtttagtagagacggtgtttcaccgtgttagccaggatggtctcaatctcctgacctcgtgatccgcctgcctcagcctcccaaagtgctgggattacaggtgtgacaatttttgttttttaagagacagttgTCACCCAGGGTAACTCCCTGAAGcctcaactcctgggttcaagcgatacttctgtctcagcctgctgagtagctgggactacaagagcacACTACCATGattgactactttttaaaatattttttttgcaaggctggacagtggctcatgcctataatcccggtactttgggaggccaagacgggtggatcacctgaggtcaggagttcgagacaagcctggccaacatggtgaaaccccacgtctactaaaaaaatacaaaaatcagctgggcgtgtaGCAGGccctcgtaatcccagctactcgggaggctgaggcagagaaaaatcgcttgaacccgggaggcggaggttgcagtgagctgagatcgtgccactgcgctccaacctgcacgacagagtgagacttcatctcaaaataaataaaataaataaataaacaaaatatttttttgtagagatgaggtctcactatattgcccaggctggtctcaaactcttggcctcaagtgatcctcccacctcagcctcccaaagcactgcaattacaggcatgagccacagcgcctggccctcATAATATCACCCTCAGTGCTAAGGAAGGTGGGCTCACAGTTAACGGTCAGGCCTAGGGTGCACCCTTTAATTGTTGCATCAAGGAGAAAGTCTGGGGTTATGGGGGAAACTGCTAAGTTCTCCTTGGCCTCCTGCACGCCCTCACCAGGTGGCGGCCGGCTGCAGGCGGACGTTGGTCACAGGTTCCCCCACAGGCAGCAGGATCTGGACGTTCGTGAGTGGCGTGGGCACAGCTGTGGCACCGGGCCGGTAGCCGTACTCCACTGAGACCTGGGTGAGGGTGGCCCCACACTGCCAGTGGGCACTGAGCTGCAGAGGCACAGACTGGGGACCCGGGCGGGAGAACTAGGAAGAATGAGAATGGGAGAGAGGACACAGCTTGGGCCATCCCGTCTTGCCACATCATGTGCTATTCAACCACTTGACCCCGCGATGCACACACCGCCCCAAGGGGGCCCAATCACAGGGAGATTTGATGGATGAGAGGCTGTATTACACCAGGTTTCCAGCAGGGGGCAGGAGAGCGCCTCATTCTAACAAACTCTCCCAGGGAAGTTCAAGTGAAAGATTCCAGGGCTAGGCTGCTTCTAGTGCATATAAAGATGCTATCTGCAACAGGGGATGCATGCTCTCCCACACTGCCTACTCCTCCACCCTTCATTCCCCACCCACCCTGCCTACTCCCTCCAGCTCATCAGCTCTCACGGgttggatctcttgaggtcaggagttcgagaccagcctgaccaacatgcaggcGTCTCCAGGTCTGCTGCCAGCTCACCGTGTCCCCCACTCCACCACCTCCTCCCGGACTCATGCGGGTGGCACACCTGGTATCGCAGCAGCACCACGTTGTAGTAGGAGGCGGTGGGGTTCTGCTCTGCCTGGCGCTGCAGAGCCTCGGTCAGAGCTGCCATGTTGAGCCAGAAGTCTTTGGTCTCAGGGTCACTCTGGGAGGGGTCACTGCAGAAACCCGGACTGATCACCGCAATCCTCGGGACATGCCCTCCCAGGGCTCCCAGCATTCAATCTACCCCTTCCTAAAGATGTAATTTCCTGGTCCACCCTGGGCCCAGCAAAGCCCTACCtggatggtagtggtggtggcagTAAAGGAGGGATGGAAAACAAGGGTCAGAGAGGGCAAGTTACttgccccaggccacacagcaaatCCCAGGAggcggctgggtgcggtagctcatgcttgtaatcccggcactttgggaggctgagatgggtggatcacctgaggtcaggagtttaagaccagcctgaccatcgtggtgaaaccccatttctactaaaaatacaaaaatcagccaggcatggtggcacatgcctgtaatcccagctactcaggaggctgaggcaggagaatcacttgaacccaagaggcagaggttgcagtgagccgagatcgcatcactgcaccccagcctgggcaacgatagcaaaactgcatctcaaaacaataataataataatttaaaaaaaaaaaaaatcaagccgggtgtggtggctcacgcctgtaatcctagcactttgggaggccaaggcagacggattgcctgagctcaggagttcgagaccagcctgggcaacaaggtgaaaccctgtctttactaaaatacaaaagaaattagctgagtgtagtggcctgtaatcccagctactcgggaagctgaggcaggagaattgcttgaacccgggaagcggagttgcagtgagccaagatcacgccattgcactccagcctgggtgacagagcaagactctatctctacaaaaaaaaaaaaaaaaaaaaaattcccaggaagcagagagggaATTCAGAGCCCGGAAGCCCCTGACCCCCAGCAGCCTCCAAGGCCCTCTCCCACTGCCCATCCATAGTACCTGAAGAGCAGATCGGCGTTGGGCTGGAAGTGCTCAATAGGGGCTGTGTGTACAAGCCGGAAGCTGAGGacaggtgggggtggggtccCGCTGAACACACGCACGATGCCAGCAGGGAAGGTCATGGTCAGCTCCCCAGTTACTCGAGCCAGGCAGCTGGGGAGGATGAGGGGACTGGGTGTTGGCTTAGGGCTCTGCCTGGTGTCTCatcctcccccttctcctggtTCCACTGATGCCTGTGGCTCCCCAGACACCTCAGATCTAGGATGGCCCTGATGATCCCCCATATTCTTTCCCCCAACCTCCTCCTCTTTCATTACTGCCTGGACAGGAAGAATCCACCCTGGGCTGAAGGAGGCAGGAACATCTTCCCTAGTTCTCTTTTCTCCTAGGCCACCAGGGAGCTCAaattaaaatgttcagtttttcTAGCTGTCCTTTGCTTGGGTTTTTGATCTGACACTCTCCTCTTCTTCATGGTTTGacttttagatcttttctgctgaAGGCCACCCCAATATATACCCCTGCCCTCCACTCGTCCTTAACCCATCCCCTTACCCCCTTACTGGGCCTAACTTCTAGTGTCACTCCCTTCATCTCAATGCCCACGGCAGCCTTGAAGTCTACAGCAATGCCTAGCCCTGCTCAAATGCTCTcctatggccgggcacggtggctcatgtctataatcccagcaccttgggaggccgaggcaggtggatcacttgaggccaagagttggagaccagcctggccaacatggtgaaaccctgtctcgactaaaaacacaaaatcagccaggtgtggtgatgtgcgcctgtaatcccataattacttgggaggctgaggcaggagaatttcttgaacccaggaggcagagtttgcagtgagccaagatcacaccactacactccagcctgggcaacagagtgagaccctgtctcaaaacaaacaaacaaaaaatacaataatttagtcaggtgcagtggcatgcacctgtagttccagctactcgggaggctgaggcagaagaatggcttgaacccgggaggcagaggttgcagggagctgagattgaacctctgcactccagcctgggcaacaagagtgaaactccgtctcagtttaaaaaaaaaaaaaaaaaaggccctccTATGGCTCCACTGCCCTCAGGACAGGGGCCTGATCACTTGGCTCAGTGTTCAAGGCCCTTTCACCATAAGATAGACCATGAAGCACATCTGAAAGCTGTCCCTGCTGGACCCTCCCCAACACAGACCCCCCCACGGGCCCTTGTCTGCCCATCACCGGGTACCTGGGGCTGTGGCCACGGAAGTAGGCATGGACGTACTCCGTGAAGGCTGTGGCTACGGGCAGGGCATCCTGGGAGCCCAGGACCACAGGGCTCGGACCCCGGGAGACtcctgggggtggtggggagggaatGGGGAACAACGGATAGACAGCATGAACACAGGCTCCAGGCTCGAGACCCCCCGCCCAACCACACCTCTGCCAACAGAGAAGCCACCCACCCAGACCAGAGAAGGGGACACTGAGGCCCAAAGCTGAGCCCAGGACTGCTCTCACGTACCATGTCCTGTCTGGGATGAGAAGCTGGGCCGTTCCAAGGCAGTGCTGGGGGCTAAAGAGCCCAGCGGGGAGGGGCTCAGGGAACGAGACTGGAAGGGAAAGAGACAGTCTGGGCTATGAGTGCCCCAGGACCAGCGCCCAAAAGCTGATCCCGGAGACGACCCCCAGCCCAGCTCCTGCCACACCCCCTCACCTACCAGGTCCCCGTTGCTACGTGTGAGAGGGCAGGACACCTTCCTAGAGCGGAGTCTCCTGGGTGGGGCTGCCAGGCCCTCCCTGGCTGTGGCGTCAGCAGGTGCAGGCATCAGGTCTGGGAACAAGTACAAAGAGGCGCTGCTGAGATGCTGCCCAGGGCCTCTGGGGCCTCCCCAGGGGCACACACTCAGCCAAAATATAGGAGGTGGGCTTTTCCGTGGAGACCCCCAATGGGTCTGAAGTCCTGGGGTTGCAGAAAAGGTGCCAGACAGGACTGCGGATACCGTCCACACCCCTCACCCTCCCAGACGCCAGAATGGTGGCCCAATAAGGGGTGAGCtccccattactggggatatgcaAGCAAGCACTGAAGGCTTAAGACGCAGGTATACCGTAGGGGGGGATTCAGCATAGGGTTTTTAGCCAACATTCAGCCATTCTGTGACCTCTACCCTCTTCGGGAACCTGACTGCAGCCACCTACTGTGGCCTGTGTCTGAGTCTCATGCCTTTAACACCCAagctcccctccctctcctgcttCTTCAGGGTTGTGGCTGTGTTCCATCTATGAACGTGCTCACTTGCTCACCTACCTCCCCTCCCACCTACCTCCCCTCCCACCTACCTCCCCTCCCACCTACCTCCCCTCTCACCTGCACCCCAGGCTGTGCTCCCCCATCTACCTgactttctcagcctcagcaccgCAGACATTTGGGGGCTGAACCATTCTTGTGGGTGGTGGCTGCCCTGTGCACTGTAGGGTGCTGAGCAGCAACCGAGGCCTCCACCCACTGAATGCCAGGAGCACCACTCCTGCCTGgtggtgacaaccaaaaatgtctctagacactGACAATGTCCCCTGGGGGACAGAATTTGCCGGGTTGGATAAGAGCCTCTGCTCAGGCCGgatgtgggggctcacacctgtaatcccaacacttcgggaggccgaggcaggcagatcacctgaggtcaggagttcaagaccagtctggccaacatggtgaaacctcatctctactaaaaacacaaaaaattagccgggcatggtggtgggcgcctgtagtcccagctactagggaggctgaggccggagaatggtgtgaacctgggaggcggagcttgcagtgagccaagatggtgccactgcactccagcctgggtgacagagcaagactctgtctcaaaaacaaaaaaaacaaaacaaaacaaaaattagccaggtgtggcggtgtgcacctgtagtcccagctacttgggaggctgaggcagagaattgcttgaacttgggaggcagaggttgcagtaagccaagatcgcaccactgcactccagcctgggcaacaagagcaaaactccctctcaaaaaaaaaaaacaaacaacttctgCCCCCAGTCTGTGGTCTCCACCCACTCAGCTTTCCCTTGAACAGGCTCCAGCCAGGCCCTTTCCTATGGAGGGCGCCAAGCGCCCTTGTTGGCACTGCTAGGGACCTCGAGGTGGTCACAGCCCACAGTCGCTCTGACTCAGGGGCTTCCCATTCTCCTCAGGTAGCCCCTAGGAGCCCACCCCGCCACTCTCCCCCAACCTGCTGTCCTGCTGTCTCCAACCCCTCCAGGGTCCCCGGCTCTGTCCTCTCCTCTAGTCTCTCTGGGCGGCTGCTCCTCCTGTTTTGATGACGTCTTCAAGGAGGGGATGTTCTGTCGAGAAGGTGCTCTGACCTGACCTTTCCCAAACTCAGGGTCCACTGTGCACCTGACACCTACAGGCCCAGCCTCGATGTCCATCCACCCCTCCCCTGCTCATGGCCCTCAGCGTTATTCAGGGTAACACTCACAAGCCCTCCCTGTGCCCATCAGGCCCTGCCCACaccccccttctcttcctcctcctcccctcatcACCCTGTTCCAGCAGGCAGacctccttgctgttcttcaGACAGGCCTAGCACgctcctgccccagggccctTGCAGGGGCTGTGCCCTCTGCCCAGCACGTCTTTCCCCTCGTGTCCACGTGGTTCTGTCCTCACCTCCCTCAAATCTCAGCTCAGATGTCCTTTCCTCAGGGAGGGCCCCCACCTGGCCCGCCTGCCTTGCTAAATGTCCATCTCATTGTTGTCCCTGCAACGGTGGGAGGTTCTGCCTGCCTGGTCCTAGCTGTGTCTCCAGCAGCCCGATCAGGCCCTGCCCACAGCGGGCGCTCAATCACCCGCCCAGGGTTCCAGCAACTCTGAGGCCCAGACCCACTGGACTCACCTCCTCCGGCCAAGGCCTCCAGCCCCCAGGGACCTGGAGACGGGGCGAGGGGCTGCGGCGAGTCTGTCAGAGGCGGTGCTCGGATACCCCTGGCCTCTGGGGGTGGCGCCCTACAGCTGGGCGGGCTCTGCGGGGTGCCTGGGCGGGGGACCCAGGAATCTGGGGAGGGGCCAGGTGCCGCGTGGGACGGAGAGTCCAGGCCGGAATCCTCCACGTTTTCGGGCGAcgaggaggagaaaggggaggggctGGATGTGAAGCCCAGGCTGCTAGAGCCTTGGGGAGGGAAGCGGGCGGTCAGCTCCGACCCTCGCCCACTTGGAGTCCCTGCCCATCCTCCTGCAGGCCACGGCCACGTCGAGGGAAGGTCAGGGGGGCCCCCATTCAAAGTCCTTGTGCACGCCCCCAAGGCTATGCCTTCTGGTGACTTCCCTCTCCCCAAAAGTCCGGCCCATCCACTCAGTCACCGCCCACTGGCCAAGGCCCCATCCTATCTATGGCCCCTCCCACCTGTACTCTCGCCCCGCCCACCCTTACACGGACTAGTCCTCCCTCCAGCCTGGCCTCCAAGGTACTCGATTGGCCTAACTTTGCAATGGCCCCACCCATCCTCCCTCCGGCCACACCCATGACCTCCAATCCCTTATCCCCATCACCTGTAAAATCTTCGTGGTCAAAGGCTGACTCCAGGGGCGGCCCAAAGAGGTTCTTGGACACCTGCTCCTCTGACTGCAATCTCTCTGCACAGCTAGAGAGGGTGAGGCCAAGAGGACTGCTTCTATTTTTCCCAAGCCTcatcccaccccagggcctttgcacatgctgttcccggtctttttttttttttttttttagacggagtctcgccgttcggccaggctgcagtgcggcacaatctcagcttgctgcaacctccgcttcctgggttcaagcaattctcctgcctcagccaccagagtagctgggattacaggcacctgccaccatgctcggctaatttttgtacttttagcagagacagggtttcaccatgctggccaggctgatctcaaactcctgacctcaagtgatctgcccgctttggtctcccaaagtgctgggattacaggtgtgagccacggtgctcaGCCTGTTCCCAGTCTGGAGTTCCATTTCCCCAGCTCTCTTCATAGCCACCTCCTGGCTCCTCTTTGGGGCTTAGCTCCAAGTCACCCCCTCGAGGAGGTTCCCATCCACACCTCAAGGGAAGTCACCTCCTTCTGTCTTTGCATCATCGGCTTTCATTTCTTCGTAGCACTTAGAAATATTGAatatgcggccgggcgcggtggctcaagcctgtaatcccagcactttgggaggccgagacgggcggatcacgaggtcaggagatcgagaccatcctggctaacatggtgaaaccccagctctactaaaaatagaaaaaaaaaataagccaggcgaggtggcgggcgcctgtagtcccagctgctctggaggctgaggcaggagaattgcgcaaacctgggaggcggagcttgcagtgagcggagatctggccactgcactccagcctgggcgacagagccagactccgtctcaaaaaaaaaaaaaaaaaaaaaaaaaaaaaaaaaaaaaaaaaaaaaaaaaaaaaaaaaagaaatattgaatatGCTCTAacttatgtgctttttttttttttttttttttgagacagagtttcctcctgttacccaggctggagtgcaatggcgcaacagCAGCTCattgtaagctccgcctcccaggttcaagcgattctcctgcctcagcctcccgaatagctaggattacaggcatgcaccaccatgcccagctaatgctgtatttttagtagagatggggtttctctatgttggtcaggctggtctcgaactttcaacctcaggtgatctgcccgccttggcctcccaaagtgctgggattacaggtgtgagccaccacacctgaccttatTTGCTATTCTTAAAATCTGAGTCACTAGAATGTGATTCTGAGAAGGGACGCCTGTCTCAGAACCCAGGTCCTAGAACAGCACAAgtacatagcaggcactcaataaatgttcatcaaATGAATGACTAAATGGTCCCTCAAAAGCCAACatgggccaggcgcaatggctcatgcctgtaatcccagcactttgggaggccgaggcgggcagatcacttgaggtcaggagttcgagaccagccgggccaacatggtgaaaccctgtctctactaaaaatacaaaagttagctgggtgtggtggtgtgtgcctgtagtcccagctacttgggaggctgaggcatgaaaattgcttgaacccaggaggtggaggctgctgtgagccgggatcgcgccactgcactccggtctgggcgacagagtgagactctgtctcaaaacaaaaacaaaaacaaaaaaaaccccagcatgACATCAACTCCCAGCCGAGACAAGAGAACACCAGGTGGAGACatggggaggcggaggtggggaCAGCCCCCACCTGCCCACTAGTGTGGAACCCACCTGCCAGTTCTGGGGGCAGACCGAGGTCTCTGGGGTTTCCCAGCAGCGTCCCCTACAAGAGATGTACCTCCTTGAGCTTTCTTGTCACCCTGCCTGCAATGCTCCCCACTTCACGGACCAAGGGACCGAGGCTTGGGGGGTGTCCAGCCAGTTGCCCAAGGTGATCAGCAAATCAGGCAGACACAGATTCAAGCCTGAGCGAGCCCGTCTCCAGATGCTGGCTCCTCCTGGCCCCAGCTGCCCCTTTCAGCTCTCACTTAATTTcataatgacctcattttacagaaaaggagacTGAAGGTCAGTGTGGTTAAGCAGCCTGCCCCAAGTTACAAAACAGAGCTTTGATTCAAGCCCACACCCATAGCCTCCCCTCCTTAGGATCGTCCCTACTCTGAAGACCAAAGGCTACTCACGTGAAGAATGGCGTTTCATGGTGCCCTGTGGACAAAGTGGGCAGCATCAACATGAGCACATCCAGCCAGCCTTGCCAGCACCACCCAGGGCACCCCTCCCATGCCTCACCCCTGGGCCAGGAGGAAGGATGAGGCTGCCCGCAGTGGCCCTGAGCTGTGCCGCTGCTGCCTCGGGGCTGCAGCCTGGAGCCCGGGCCGGGGCGGGCTTGATGTGCACGTAGAACTTGCGGGGCTCTTCGTCATCGAAGTCGGAGTCGCTGGACGAGAAACGGGAGGGCTCGGCCGTGCGTGGGCTGCAGTCAAGGTCCAAGCCAATCCCAACACAAGCTTCTCCCCAGTCAGCTCTCCAATCCAACCTTGTCCCTCCCTGCTCAAACCCTTCGAGGTCCTGCCCAATCCCATCGCTCGCCATGTGCCACCTTCAGTCCTGACACCATGTCCCACCAGCACTCCCACCCCCCAGCCAAGCCTTTGCACAAGCATGTGCAGACCTAACTGGCAAACTCCTATTCAGCTGCAAAACCCCAACACCGgtgccccctcctccaggaagccttgctggctttccttttctctctccctcttgcccAGTGCTGACTCCATAGAGTGGGTGTTTACATTTAGGTTGGCTTCATCCACAAGGGAGACTCTCTCCAGGATGTACCCAGAGAGGCATGCTGAAGGTGGACTGGTTATTGTGGACAGTTTTGACCTTGCTGTGCCAACAACTGCTCCTGGGGGGTGCCAGAAGGATATTGTTCTGGGTCACATCAGGCCGGACAGTGAAACCTTCTTCATCCACCTCTGGACATGTCTAGGGGAGTTGGGGGACAGCGGTGAGTCAGGCTCCCCACTATCGAACCTTCCATCTCACCCTGCCAACcaccccctgccccgcccccaggCCTTGACTCAGACCTCAAAACAACCCTGATGGCAACGACTGTCTTCCCTGGGTGTGTGGGCAGGTTCCTGGGACAAACTGAGCTTCGGCAGGGACATTATTCACACCCACGTAGTCCACGGGACTTTGCCGCTGAGGTGGGATATGAACTCAGCCCCAGGCTCCAGCCCGCCCCTCAATCTCGGCTCTTTAGTTTCCAGTAGGGATCCGGTCTCTAGGAGCCAAGAGTGGGATCAAACTCCTTCCACTTGTAGCTCAGCCTGACCCCTCCCACATCACTCACCCCTGAATCGGGCTCCAGGAAATCgctggggatggaggaagagatGTTGGTATCAGCTTCCGCAGCCCATCTGGTGCCCCCTGTCAGCCCCCAACACTGGACATGGAAGCTGGGGTAGCTCCCCGGCTGTGATATTGCCCTGAGCTAGCCCTGGAGGCGGTGGGACCCTGAGGCTTGCTTGGGGAGGGGGTTGAATCTGAAGTTAGCTGAGTAGAGTGTTCTCAAACAGCCTGGGAGGGAAGGAATCCTGGAACTCATTTGAAGGGCTGCCTTGGGAAGGTAGGGAAAGTCGGGGCTAGCCTTGGCAAACAGAACAATCCTGGGCCAGCTCGGACAGGGGAAATGCTAGCTTACTCTGCGACAGGCAGTTCCTGGCCTAACCTGGCAAAAGGAAGAATTCTAGACTAGCTTGGGTAGCGGTAATATTGAGCTAGCCTGGGGCAGAGGCACTCCTGGTCTAGCTTGGGTGGAGGGAATCCTGGTCCAGCCTGGAATATGGATACTCCTGGGCTATCCTAGGAGGGGACTTCCGGGATAGcctgggcaggggaagggatCCCGGGCTAGCCTGGGCCAGACCGGGCAGGGGCACTTTCTCACACAGCTGCAGGTGGCTCTGGCTCCCGCTCCCGCCGGCTTAATCCCGGAAGGCGAAAGGTCTTGGCTCCCCGCAAACGTTTCATCGCTGAGGATAGATTGGGGGGCAGCTGAGCACTGGGAGGTGCCTTCTTTCACATTCAGATCAGCCTCCCTCACCCCCACGGtccagcctgggcatccaggcCCAGACGTACTTGCCTTCCTGCAGGGCAGCCGCGCTGTATGCCTCGAAGTCCAGAGGTCCTGAGACGGGAGACAGAAACTCAATTgcggggctgggcacagtggcccgggcctgtattctcagcactttgggaggctgaggcgggtggatcacctgaggtcaagagttcgagacgagcctggccgacatggtgaaaccctgtctctgctaaaattacaaaaaaattagccggacctggtggcaggtgcctgtaatcccagctactcgggaggctgaggtgggagaatcgcttgaacctaggaggcggaggttgcagtgagccgagattgcaccactgcactccagcctgggtgacagagcaaactctgcctcaaaaaaattaaaaaaaaaaaaaaaagagagagagagagagagaaactaaacTGAGGGTGGGGAGACTGGGCTTCGAAAGAGTAGAACACTTTTGGCCACAAAATGGCACCTGGATCTGAACTCAAGGTCCATCAGGTTCCCAGACAAGAACCAGCCCCAGATCATCAGGAGTGGGATGGATCAAGGGGCTGGTCTGGTTCCAGCTGGTTAGTGCCACCGTCGGGGGTGACATGAGCTACTTCCACGTACTTCCAGCATTTGTGGCTGGAACTTGGGTTGGGTTGGGGGATGAACCATGCGTGTGTGCAGTGGGCTGGGCTTTGAGTGACAGGATGAGGCGTGGGAACTCTCT contains:
- the FCHO1 gene encoding F-BAR domain only protein 1 isoform X1, producing the protein MSYFGEHFWGEKNHGFEVLYHSVKQGPISTKELADFIRERATIEETYSKAMAKLSKLASNGTPMGTFAPLWEVFRVSSDKLALCHLELTRKLQDLIKDVLRYGEEQLKTHKKCKEEVVGTLDAVQVLSGVSQLLPKSRENYLNRCMDQERLRRESTSQKEMDKAETKTKKAAESLRRSVEKYNTARADFEQKMLDSALRFQAMEEAHLRHMKALLGSYAHSVEDTHVQIGQVHEEFKQNIENVSVEMLLRKFAESKGTGQEKPGPLDFEAYSAAALQEAMKRLRGAKTFRLPGLSRREREPEPPAAVDFLEPDSGTCPEVDEEGFTVRPDVTQNSTAEPSRFSSSDSDFDDEEPRKFYVHIKPAPARAPGCSPEAAAAQLRATAGSLILPPGPGGTMKRHSSRDAAGKPQRPRSAPRTGSCAERLQSEEQVSKNLFGPPLESAFDHEDFTGSSSLGFTSSPSPFSSSSPENVEDSGLDSPSHAAPGPSPDSWVPRPGTPQSPPSCRAPPPEARGIRAPPLTDSPQPLAPSPGPWGLEALAGGDLMPAPADATAREGLAAPPRRLRSRKVSCPLTRSNGDLSRSLSPSPLGSLAPSTALERPSFSSQTGHGVSRGPSPVVLGSQDALPVATAFTEYVHAYFRGHSPSCLARVTGELTMTFPAGIVRVFSGTPPPPVLSFRLVHTAPIEHFQPNADLLFSDPSQSDPETKDFWLNMAALTEALQRQAEQNPTASYYNVVLLRYQFSRPGPQSVPLQLSAHWQCGATLTQVSVEYGYRPGATAVPTPLTNVQILLPVGEPVTNVRLQPAATWNLEEKRLTWRLPDVSEAGGSGRLSASWEPLSGPSTPSPVAAQFTSEGATLSGVDLELVGSGYRMSLVKRRFATAAPPQGCT
- the FCHO1 gene encoding F-BAR domain only protein 1 isoform X2; protein product: MSYFGEHFWGEKNHGFEVLYHSVKQGPISTKELADFIRERATIEETYSKAMAKLSKLASNGTPMGTFAPLWEVFRVSSDKLALCHLELTRKLQDLIKDVLRYGEEQLKTHKKCKEEVVGTLDAVQVLSGVSQLLPKSRENYLNRCMDQERLRRESTSQKEMDKAETKTKKAAESLRRSVEKYNTARADFEQKMLDSALRFQAMEEAHLRHMKALLGSYAHSVEDTHVQIGQVHEEFKQNIENVSVEMLLRKFAESKGTGQEKPGPLDFEAYSAAALQEAMKRLRGAKTFRLPGLSRREREPEPPAAVDFLEPDSGTCPEVDEEGFTVRPDVTQNSTAEPSRFSSSDSDFDDEEPRKFYVHIKPAPARAPGCSPEAAAAQLRATAGSLILPPGPGGTMKRHSSRDAAGKPQRPRSAPRTGSCAERLQSEEQVSKNLFGPPLESAFDHEDFTGSSSLGFTSSPSPFSSSSPENVEDSGLDSPSHAAPGPSPDSWVPRPGTPQSPPSCRAPPPEARGIRAPPLTDSPQPLAPSPGPWGLEALAGGDLMPAPADATAREGLAAPPRRLRSRKVSCPLTRSNGDLSRSLSPSPLGSLAPSTALERPSFSSQTGHGVSRGPSPVVLGSQDALPVATAFTEYVHAYFRGHSPSCLARVTGELTMTFPAGIVRVFSGTPPPPVLSFRLVHTAPIEHFQPNADLLFSDPSQSDPETKDFWLNMAALTEALQRQAEQNPTASYYNVVLLRYQFSRPGPQSVPLQLSAHWQCGATLTQVSVEYGYRPGATAVPTPLTNVQILLPVGEPVTNVRLQPAATWNLEEKRLTWRLPDVSEAGGSGRLSASWEPLSGPSTPSPVAAQFTSEGATLSGVDLELVGSGYRMSLVKRRFATGMYLVSC
- the FCHO1 gene encoding F-BAR domain only protein 1 isoform X3 yields the protein MSYFGEHFWGEKNHGFEVLYHSVKQGPISTKELADFIRERATIEETYSKAMAKLSKLASNGTPMGTFAPLWEVFRVSSDKLALCHLELTRKLQDLIKDVLRYGEEQLKTHKKCKEEVVGTLDAVQVLSGVSQLLPKSRENYLNRCMDQERLRRESTSQKEMDKAETKTKKAAESLRRSVEKYNTARADFEQKMLDSALRFQAMEEAHLRHMKALLGSYAHSVEDTHVQIGQVHEEFKQNIENVSVEMLLRKFAESKGTGQEKPGPLDFEAYSAAALQEGNDETFAGSQDLSPSGIKPAGAGARATCSCTCPEVDEEGFTVRPDVTQNSTAEPSRFSSSDSDFDDEEPRKFYVHIKPAPARAPGCSPEAAAAQLRATAGSLILPPGPGGTMKRHSSRDAAGKPQRPRSAPRTGSCAERLQSEEQVSKNLFGPPLESAFDHEDFTGSSSLGFTSSPSPFSSSSPENVEDSGLDSPSHAAPGPSPDSWVPRPGTPQSPPSCRAPPPEARGIRAPPLTDSPQPLAPSPGPWGLEALAGGDLMPAPADATAREGLAAPPRRLRSRKVSCPLTRSNGDLSRSLSPSPLGSLAPSTALERPSFSSQTGHGVSRGPSPVVLGSQDALPVATAFTEYVHAYFRGHSPSCLARVTGELTMTFPAGIVRVFSGTPPPPVLSFRLVHTAPIEHFQPNADLLFSDPSQSDPETKDFWLNMAALTEALQRQAEQNPTASYYNVVLLRYQFSRPGPQSVPLQLSAHWQCGATLTQVSVEYGYRPGATAVPTPLTNVQILLPVGEPVTNVRLQPAATWNLEEKRLTWRLPDVSEAGGSGRLSASWEPLSGPSTPSPVAAQFTSEGATLSGVDLELVGSGYRMSLVKRRFATAAPPQGCT